One genomic segment of Canis lupus baileyi chromosome 33, mCanLup2.hap1, whole genome shotgun sequence includes these proteins:
- the GK2 gene encoding glycerol kinase 2 — translation MAAPKKTVVGPLVGAVVQGTNSTCFLVFSSKTADLLSHHQVELTEDFPREEWVEQDPKEILQSVYECIERTCQKLAELHIEVSNIKATGVSNQRETTVIWDKLTGEPFYNAIVWLDLRTQPTLENLSKKIPGNNNFVKSETGLPLSTYFSAVKLRWILDNVRQVQKAVEEGRALLGTIDSWLIWSVTGGVNGGVHCTDVTNASRTMLSNIHSLEWDKELCDFFDIPMDILRNVWSSSDIYGRIKAGSLEGEPISGCLGDQSAALVGQMCFQEGQAKNTYSTGCFLLCNTGHKCVFSAHGLLTTVAYKPGRDKPVCYALEGSVGIAGAVIRWLRDNLGIINTSEEIETLAKDVGTSYGCYFVPAFSGLYAPFWEPSARGIICGLSQFTSKNHIAFAALESVCFQTREILDAMNYDCGIPLSHLQVDGAMTNNRILMQLQADILHIPVIKPSMPETTALGAAMAAGAAEGVGVWSLKPEDLSVIFMERFEPQIKATESEIRYSTWKKAVRKSMGWVTTQYPESGDPTIFSCLPLGFFIVSSMIMLIGARYISGISY, via the coding sequence ATGGCAGCCCCAAAGAAAACGGTTGTGGGGCCGTTGGTGGGGGCAGTGGTCCAGGGGACAAATTCCACTTGCTTTCTGGTTTTCAGTTCAAAAACAGCAGATCTGCTTAGTCACCATCAAGTGGAATTAACAGAAGATTTCCCAAGAGAAGAATGGGTGGAGCAAGACCCTAAGGAAATTCTTCAGTCTGTCTATGAGTGTATAGAGAGAACATGCCAGAAACTTGCTGAACTGCACATTGAAGTATCCAACATAAAAGCCACTGGTGTCAGCAATCAGAGGGAAACCACTGTAATCTGGGACAAGTTAACTGGAGAGCCGTTCTATAATGCTATAGTGTGGCTTGATCTAAGAACCCAGCCTACCCTCGAAAACCTTAGTAAAAAAATTCCAGGAAATAATAACTTTGTCAAGTCCGAGACAGGCCTTCCACTTAGCACTTACTTCAGTGCAGTGAAACTTCGTTGGATTCTTGACAATGTGAGGCAAGTTCAAAAGGCTGTTGAAGAAGGTAGAGCTCTTTTGGGTACCATTGATTCATGGCTAATCTGGAGTGTGACAGGAGGAGTTAATGGAGGTGTCCACTGTACAGATGTAACAAATGCAAGCAGGACGATGCTTTCCAACATCCATTCCTTGGAATGGGATAAAGAGCTTTGTGACTTTTTTGACATTCCGATGGACATTCTTCGGAATGTATGGAGTTCTTCTGATATCTATGGCCGCATAAAAGCTGGGTCTTTGGAAGGTGAGCCAATATCTGGGTGCTTGGGGGACCAGTCTGCTGCATTGGTAGGACAAATGTGCTTCCAAGAGGGACAGGCCAAAAACACGTACAGCACAGGCTGTTTCTTACTATGTAATACAGGTCATAAGTGTGTATTTTCTGCACATGGCCTTCTGACCACAGTAGCTTATAAACCAGGCAGAGACAAGCCAGTATGTTATGCTTTAGAAGGTTCTGTTGGTATAGCTGGTGCTGTTATTCGCTGGTTAAGAGACAATCTTGGAATTATAAACACCTCAGAGGAAATTGAAACACTTGCTAAAGATGTAGGTACTTCTTACGGCTGCTACTTTGTCCCAGCTTTTTCAGGCTTATATGCACCTTTTTGGGAGCCCAGTGCAAGAGGAATAATCTGTGGTCTCTCTCAGTTTACCAGTAAAAATCatattgcttttgctgcattagAATCTGTTTGTTTCCAAACCCGAGAGATTTTGGATGCCATGAACTATGACTGTGGAATTCCCCTCAGTCATTTGCAGGTAGATGGAGCAATGACCAACAACAGAATTCTTATGCAACTACAAGCAGACATTCTGCATATTCCAGTAATAAAGCCCTCTATGCCTGAAACAACTGCACTGGGAGCTGCCATGGCAGCAGGAGCTGCAGAAGGGGTGGGCGTTTGGAGTCTTAAACCTGAGGATTTGTCAGTCATCTTTATGGAACGGTTTGAGCCACAGATCAAGGCCACAGAAAGTGAAATTCGTTATTCTACGTGGAAGAAAGCTGTGAGGAAGTCGATGGGTTGGGTTACAACTCAGTATCCTGAAAGTGGTGATCCTACTATCTTCTCTTGTCTGCCCTTGGGCTTTTTTATAGTGAGTAGCATGATAATGTTAATTGGAGCAAGATATATTTCAGGTATATCATACTAA